A genomic segment from Ptychodera flava strain L36383 chromosome 8, AS_Pfla_20210202, whole genome shotgun sequence encodes:
- the LOC139138395 gene encoding uncharacterized protein, producing the protein MNEFESLGDDDEVKGPKGGKKIRATRSLSKAKTLNDSEQRRLGGTIARMSREFRNHTHNLDRETDALRLQLLDLNPEFKLKDPANNIIVPRGLSREQAEKLKEGRRKSMPVITKSISLAEFDEMRAKQRQAAKEAREAELAAKQPTIPEGAEGEVGGPPDGWGKQQQYASLKRRRSTIFQQRHATGFQNMKSKISSFEEAKSGISQRRQSRAGSSFGGV; encoded by the exons atgaacGAATTTGAATCTTTGGGCGATGACGACGAAGTCAAAGGACCCAAAGGTGGGAAAAAGATACGAGCTACAAGGTCGCTTTCAAAAGCTAAAACTTTAAATGACAGCGAACAGCGCCGCCTAGGGGGCACGATTGCGAGAATGAGCAGGGAATTCAGAAATCACACCCACAACCTGGACAGGGAAACGGACGCCCTCCGACTCCAGCTCCTTGATTTGAATCCTGAATTTAAACTGAAGGATCCCGCCAACAACATCATCGTGCCACGCGGGCTCTCTCGAGAGCAGGCCGAGAAGTTGAAGGAGGGTCGACGGAAAAGCATGCCCGTGATAACGAAGAGCATCTCGCTGGCGGAATTCGACGAGATGAGAGCGAAACAGCGACAAGCGGCCAAGGAAGCCAGGGAAGCGGAGCTGGCTGCAAAGCAACCTACCATCCCGGAGGGGGCGGAGGGAGAGGTCGGCGGTCCCCCTGATGGATGGGGGAAGCAGCAGCAATACGCTAGCCTCAAACGCAGACGATCGACTATATTTCAACAACGGCACGCCACTGGTTTTCAGAATATGAAATcgaaaattagcagttttgaagaagctAAATCCG GAATCAGTCAAAGACGCCAAAGTCGTGCGGGATCATCGTTTGGCGGAGTGTGA
- the LOC139138394 gene encoding suppressor of tumorigenicity 14 protein-like, protein MVIDVTSPRKRSQRAAVVPLVLLLLVIKSCNCLYYMTEYCNETIVSSGDTIRSQRSQTYGSNIDCVLRLKSTNTSQIIAIDYKWYELEKVDTTCIDYLEIHDGDSVAPAGLLDQICGRDDDPSNPTVFSTADTLTLRFFTNTWHSGRGFSLIFTSIEQNEDCTSDDRFLCLSNRCIDSLLVCDGADNCGDNSDELNCESHTELVVVIALLALFALIVLVHAVLAITDRLCKGKK, encoded by the exons ATGGTTATCGATGTGACTTCTCCGAGAAAACGATCACAAAGGGCCGCAGTTGTCCCTCTTGTACTGTTGTTATTGGTCATAAAATCTTGCAATTGCCTTT ATTATATGACAGAATACTGCAACGAGACAATTGTGTCGTCTGGTGATACGATTCGATCTCAACGAAGTCAAACGTACGGCAGTAACATCGATTGCGTACTTCGCCTGAAATCCACCAACACATCCCAAATCATAGCCATTGAT TACAAATGGTATGAACTGGAAAAGGTTGACACAACCTGTATCGATTATTTGGAAATACACGACGGTGACAGTGTAGCGCCCGCGGGCTTGTTGGACCAGATATGTGGACGCGATGACGATCCTTCGAACCCAACTGTGTTTTCCACAGCGGACACGTTGACGCTGAGATTCTTCACAAACACGTGGCATAGTGGTAGAGGAttctcattaatattcacatccaTAGAGCAAA ATGAAGATTGCACGAGTGATGACAGATTTCTTTGCCTTAGCAACAGATGCATTGATTCATTATTGGTTTGTGACGGGGCCGACAACTGCGGCGATAACTCAGATGAATTAAATTGTGAAAGTCACACAG AGCTTGTCGTGGTGATTGCCCTTCTCGCTCTGTTTGCGCTCATTGTCCTGGTGCATGCCGTTCTTGCCATTACTGATCGACTGTGTAAAGGTAAAAAATGA